In the Devosia sp. SL43 genome, one interval contains:
- a CDS encoding DUF4037 domain-containing protein: protein MQGIELSRHFYVDVVCPWLDAAAPNLQHAAALIGYGSELLGFDDEMSQDHNWGARVHLFLSQDDFDVHAHRLVDAFTTEAPRQFMGEPIQWRSRPHPAASGRWAAGAVEHGLEIHTIEARLAGGLALESVDSITPLQWLGLSEQRLLGFTAGAVFHDDGDRLGKVRSALSYFPRDIWLYKIACQWRRIGEEQAFVGRTGMVGDEIGSRVIAARLVRDVMRMGFLLDRRYAPYPKWFGSAFARLPIATTLSPLLERVLVAPDWQERGEALAAAYLALANRQRADGIGDVFEPVIGPYHERPFATINVDEIGAATARPIEDPFLKALPIVGSLDQVTDLTPVIEDPAGAQRMMHALLGPS, encoded by the coding sequence ATGCAGGGTATCGAGCTGTCGCGCCACTTCTACGTCGATGTCGTCTGCCCATGGCTCGACGCAGCTGCCCCTAACCTCCAGCATGCGGCCGCGCTGATCGGCTACGGTTCAGAGCTCCTCGGCTTTGACGACGAGATGTCACAGGACCACAATTGGGGCGCCCGGGTGCATCTCTTCCTCTCGCAGGATGACTTCGATGTGCATGCCCATCGCTTGGTCGATGCTTTCACCACCGAGGCGCCCAGGCAGTTTATGGGCGAGCCGATCCAATGGCGCAGTCGGCCCCATCCCGCGGCCAGCGGACGCTGGGCCGCAGGCGCGGTAGAGCACGGCCTCGAAATTCACACCATCGAGGCGCGCCTTGCCGGGGGTCTGGCCCTTGAGTCCGTGGATTCGATCACGCCGCTGCAATGGCTCGGCCTGTCCGAGCAACGCCTTCTCGGCTTCACGGCGGGTGCCGTCTTTCATGACGATGGCGACCGCCTCGGCAAGGTCCGTTCGGCCCTGTCCTACTTTCCCCGCGACATCTGGCTGTACAAGATCGCCTGCCAGTGGCGCCGCATCGGCGAAGAGCAGGCCTTCGTGGGCCGCACGGGCATGGTGGGAGATGAAATCGGCTCCCGCGTCATCGCGGCCCGCCTGGTGCGTGATGTGATGCGCATGGGCTTTCTGCTTGATCGTCGCTATGCGCCCTACCCCAAATGGTTTGGCAGCGCATTCGCCAGGCTGCCCATTGCGACGACCCTGTCGCCCCTGCTGGAACGCGTCCTGGTGGCGCCCGACTGGCAGGAGCGCGGCGAGGCCCTGGCCGCCGCTTACCTCGCCTTGGCGAACCGCCAGCGGGCCGACGGCATCGGTGATGTGTTTGAGCCGGTCATTGGGCCGTATCACGAGCGTCCCTTCGCGACGATCAACGTGGACGAGATCGGCGCGGCGACGGCAAGACCAATCGAGGATCCCTTCCTCAAAGCCCTCCCCATTGTCGGCTCATTGGACCAGGTGACGGACCTGACGCCTGTGATCGAAGACCCGGCCGGCGCACAACGGATGATGCATGCTCTGCTTGGCCCTTCTTGA
- a CDS encoding APH(3') family aminoglycoside O-phosphotransferase: protein MGTDSIVRLAPMLPARLAHLADWSWHQVTLGRSDATVWRADKGDDRVFLKIAPIHLLSEMPGDIARLQWLATATTIKAPRVREAFDADGCHWLLMSALPGSDLSQLSDRPDDLILALASGLRALHDLDIATCPFDHALDAKLAAGAANVAAGLVDETDFDDAFDGWTATAVLDWLLAHRPAAEDLVVCHGDASLPNLMADGANLTGIIDCGRLGVADRWQDLAIACRSIIWNCGQEHVAPFLAIYGAAWDEDRYRYYCALDELF from the coding sequence ATGGGGACCGATTCCATCGTTCGCCTCGCCCCTATGTTGCCAGCCCGGCTGGCGCATCTGGCGGACTGGTCCTGGCATCAGGTCACGCTCGGCCGCTCCGATGCGACCGTCTGGCGCGCCGACAAGGGTGACGATCGGGTGTTTCTCAAGATTGCACCAATCCACCTGCTGAGCGAGATGCCCGGCGACATTGCCCGGCTGCAATGGCTGGCCACCGCCACGACCATCAAGGCGCCCCGTGTTCGCGAGGCCTTTGATGCGGATGGCTGCCACTGGTTGCTGATGAGCGCCCTGCCCGGCAGCGACCTCAGTCAATTGTCGGACCGGCCCGATGATCTGATCCTAGCCTTGGCGAGCGGCCTTCGCGCCCTGCACGACCTCGACATCGCCACCTGCCCCTTCGATCACGCCCTCGATGCCAAACTTGCAGCCGGCGCTGCCAATGTCGCTGCCGGGCTCGTGGACGAAACCGATTTCGACGACGCCTTCGACGGCTGGACCGCAACGGCCGTGCTCGACTGGCTGCTGGCACACCGACCCGCCGCCGAAGACCTCGTCGTCTGCCATGGCGATGCCAGCCTGCCCAATCTTATGGCCGATGGCGCTAACCTCACCGGGATCATCGACTGCGGCCGGCTGGGCGTTGCCGATCGCTGGCAGGACCTAGCCATTGCCTGCCGCAGCATCATCTGGAATTGCGGCCAGGAGCATGTCGCCCCGTTCCTGGCAATCTACGGCGCAGCCTGGGACGAAGACCGCTACCGCTACTATTGCGCGCTCGACGAGCTGTTCTGA